In Paraburkholderia flava, one genomic interval encodes:
- the dinB gene encoding DNA polymerase IV, with translation MFLYSIGILDTPDPDSRPHSSEASPPRKIIHCDCDCFYASVEMRDDPSLRGRPLAVGGRPEHRGVVATCNYEARRFGVHSAMSSALAMRKCPDLLMMPPSMEKYRIASRQIMAIYRDYTADVEPLSLDEAYLDVTHITLCKGSATLMAKEIRERVRETVGVTVSAGVAPNKFVAKIASDWNKPDGLHVVRPHEVDAFVAALPVRKIFGVGKVTAARLEKLGLVTCADVRTWSLIDLHQHFGVFGKRLYELSRGIDVRPVRADQERKSVSVETTYVTDLTTLDACADEVRRLTAMLDERIERAQAGPAIHKLFVKIRFADFQRTTVECVGDATDVPTLLGLLEKGFARRNQPVRLLGVGVRLEEDDAAQHGQFVLFDDSDEDDEAGPDEVASV, from the coding sequence GTGTTTTTGTACAGTATCGGCATCTTGGATACGCCCGATCCCGATTCCCGTCCGCATTCGTCTGAAGCGTCGCCGCCGCGCAAGATCATCCATTGCGACTGCGACTGCTTCTACGCGTCGGTCGAAATGCGCGACGACCCGTCGCTGCGCGGTCGCCCGCTCGCGGTCGGCGGCCGGCCCGAGCATCGCGGCGTCGTCGCGACCTGCAACTACGAGGCGCGTCGCTTTGGTGTGCATTCGGCGATGTCGTCGGCGCTCGCGATGCGCAAGTGTCCCGATCTGCTGATGATGCCGCCGTCGATGGAAAAGTACCGCATCGCGTCGCGGCAGATCATGGCGATCTATCGCGACTACACCGCCGACGTCGAACCGTTGTCGCTCGACGAAGCCTATCTCGACGTCACGCACATCACGCTCTGCAAGGGCAGTGCGACGCTGATGGCGAAAGAGATTCGCGAGCGCGTGCGCGAGACGGTCGGCGTGACGGTGTCGGCGGGTGTGGCACCGAACAAGTTCGTCGCGAAGATCGCGTCGGACTGGAACAAGCCGGATGGCCTTCATGTCGTGCGACCGCACGAGGTCGATGCGTTCGTTGCCGCGTTGCCGGTGCGCAAGATTTTCGGCGTCGGCAAGGTGACGGCGGCGCGGCTCGAAAAACTCGGGCTCGTGACGTGCGCGGATGTTCGCACGTGGTCGCTGATCGATCTGCATCAGCACTTCGGGGTGTTCGGTAAGCGGCTCTATGAGCTGTCGCGCGGCATTGACGTGCGGCCGGTTCGCGCGGACCAGGAGCGCAAGTCGGTGAGCGTCGAGACCACTTACGTCACTGATCTCACGACGCTCGATGCGTGCGCCGACGAAGTGCGTCGACTCACCGCGATGCTCGACGAGCGCATCGAACGCGCGCAGGCAGGGCCGGCGATCCACAAGCTGTTCGTGAAAATCCGCTTCGCCGATTTTCAGCGGACGACGGTCGAATGCGTCGGCGATGCGACCGATGTGCCGACGCTGCTCGGCCTGCTCGAAAAAGGTTTTGCGCGTCGCAATCAGCCGGTGCGGCTGCTCGGTGTCGGCGTGCGGCTCGAAGAGGACGATGCCGCGCAGCATGGCCAGTTTGTGTTGTTCGATGACAGCGACGAGGACGATGAAGCCGGGCCCGACGAGGTTGCGTCGGTCTGA
- a CDS encoding sterol desaturase family protein, producing MFHLIFSALDSLVSTIQTALYVDVVQPLLYRFDLMDYDEDTYDSLYWVIVGVLEVLAMYAVLRPLEALRPVEKWDNRKAVRVDVIYTWIAKLGILNLFFFFALQPFFDNVQGWLRLRNIANIEIDNIWPGVTTQPLVTFAIYLLILDFAGYWYHRWQHGVGIWWELHAVHHSQRQMSLWADDRNHLFDDLLQASFFALIALFIGVPPAQFVVLVAITNLAQSVQHANIRMYFGWLGERLLVSPTFHRRHHAIGYGHEGLKYGCNFGVLFPWWDMLFRSVSWSREMEPTGIRDQLDGRSYGEGFWAQHGLAFKRIAKRLSSKGRTPGSPGSPGEDAAAV from the coding sequence ATGTTCCATCTGATCTTCTCCGCTCTCGACAGCCTCGTTTCCACGATACAGACCGCGCTGTACGTGGACGTCGTGCAGCCGTTGCTGTATCGCTTCGATCTGATGGACTACGACGAGGATACGTACGACAGCCTGTACTGGGTGATCGTCGGCGTGCTCGAAGTGCTCGCGATGTACGCGGTGCTGCGGCCGCTCGAGGCGCTGCGCCCGGTCGAGAAGTGGGACAACCGCAAGGCCGTGCGCGTCGACGTGATCTACACGTGGATCGCGAAGCTCGGCATCCTGAACCTCTTTTTCTTCTTCGCGCTGCAGCCGTTCTTCGACAACGTTCAAGGCTGGCTGCGGCTGCGCAATATCGCGAACATCGAGATCGACAACATCTGGCCCGGCGTGACGACGCAGCCGCTCGTCACGTTCGCGATCTATCTGCTGATCCTCGATTTCGCCGGCTACTGGTATCACCGCTGGCAGCATGGCGTGGGCATCTGGTGGGAACTGCACGCGGTGCATCACAGCCAGCGGCAGATGTCGTTGTGGGCCGACGACCGCAACCATCTGTTCGACGATCTGCTGCAGGCGAGTTTCTTTGCGCTGATCGCGCTGTTTATCGGCGTACCGCCGGCGCAGTTCGTCGTGCTGGTCGCGATCACGAATCTCGCGCAGAGCGTGCAGCACGCGAACATCCGGATGTACTTCGGCTGGCTCGGCGAGCGGCTGCTCGTCAGCCCGACGTTCCATCGCCGGCATCACGCGATCGGTTACGGGCACGAAGGCTTGAAGTACGGCTGCAATTTCGGCGTGCTGTTTCCGTGGTGGGACATGCTGTTCCGCAGCGTGTCGTGGAGCCGCGAAATGGAGCCGACCGGCATTCGCGACCAGCTCGACGGGCGGTCGTACGGCGAGGGTTTCTGGGCGCAGCACGGGCTCGCGTTCAAGCGCATCGCGAAGCGGCTTTCGTCGAAGGGGCGGACGCCGGGTTCGCCTGGTTCGCCTGGCGAGGATGCCGCAGCGGTTTGA
- a CDS encoding rhodanese-like domain-containing protein has translation MSTLEQLYAQADKRRVENQLPYAGAVSPAEAFELLQLDPQARLVDVRTRAELDWVGRPVIGDGQYAHIEWTRYPGGVPNTEFVEQLRQVVPPDTPVLLLCRSAARSKLAAIAATQAGFTRAFDLLEGFEGDKDGQGHRKTVSGWCFRGLPWIGA, from the coding sequence ATGAGCACGCTCGAACAGTTGTACGCCCAGGCGGATAAACGCCGCGTCGAAAACCAGTTGCCGTATGCCGGCGCCGTGTCCCCTGCCGAAGCCTTCGAGTTGCTGCAGCTCGATCCGCAAGCCCGGCTCGTCGATGTCCGCACGCGCGCCGAGCTCGACTGGGTGGGTCGTCCGGTGATCGGCGACGGCCAGTATGCGCACATCGAATGGACGCGCTATCCGGGCGGCGTGCCGAACACAGAATTCGTCGAGCAGCTTCGCCAGGTCGTGCCGCCCGATACGCCCGTCTTGCTGCTGTGCCGTAGCGCCGCGCGCTCGAAGCTCGCCGCGATCGCGGCCACCCAGGCCGGCTTCACCCGCGCGTTCGATCTGCTCGAAGGATTCGAAGGCGACAAGGACGGCCAGGGACATCGCAAGACGGTTTCCGGCTGGTGCTTCCGCGGACTGCCGTGGATCGGCGCCTGA
- a CDS encoding aspartate/glutamate racemase family protein: MKTIGVIGGMSWESSAEYYRLLNRYAKARLGGHHNARSVMVTVDFAQIEADQRAGDWASLGRQMADAARQLERGGADLVMLATNTMHRVHESIEQAINVPFLHIADPTGAALREAGIERVGLLGTRYTMEQQFYVGRLRERHGLDTVIPDDDERADVHRIIYDELCHGTIDAQSRDTYRRVIDRLAARGAQAVILGCTEITLLIKPEDSTLPVFDTTALHAQAAVNWAIDEDSARSS; the protein is encoded by the coding sequence ATGAAAACGATCGGAGTGATCGGCGGAATGAGCTGGGAGTCGTCCGCCGAGTATTACCGGCTGCTGAACCGTTACGCGAAAGCGCGTCTCGGTGGTCATCACAACGCGCGCAGCGTGATGGTGACGGTGGATTTCGCGCAGATCGAAGCCGATCAGCGCGCCGGCGACTGGGCATCGCTCGGCCGCCAGATGGCGGATGCGGCGCGACAACTCGAACGCGGCGGTGCCGATCTCGTGATGCTCGCCACCAACACGATGCACCGCGTCCATGAATCGATCGAGCAGGCGATCAATGTGCCCTTCCTGCACATCGCCGATCCGACCGGCGCGGCGTTGCGCGAGGCCGGTATCGAACGCGTCGGCCTGCTCGGTACGCGCTATACGATGGAACAGCAGTTCTACGTGGGACGTCTGCGCGAACGTCACGGACTCGACACCGTGATCCCCGACGACGACGAACGCGCCGACGTGCACCGGATCATCTACGACGAGTTGTGCCACGGCACGATCGACGCGCAATCGCGCGATACGTATCGGCGCGTGATCGATCGCCTCGCCGCACGCGGCGCGCAGGCGGTGATACTCGGGTGCACGGAGATCACGTTGTTGATCAAACCGGAAGATTCGACGCTGCCCGTGTTCGACACGACGGCGTTGCATGCGCAGGCGGCGGTTAACTGGGCGATCGATGAAGACAGCGCACGCAGCAGCTAG
- the glnA gene encoding type I glutamate--ammonia ligase: MSKSVADVMQLVKDEDVKFVDFRFTDTRGKEQHVSVPVSAFDDDKFESGHAFDGSSIAGWKGIEASDMLLVPDADTAFIDPFYEESTLVLTCDVVEPADGKGYERDPRSLAKRAEAYLKSSGLGDTAFFGPEPEFFIFDSIQWNTDQSGCFVKIGSEEAPWSSGKEFEGGNTGHRPGTKGGYFPVAPVDSFQDIRSEMCLLLEQIGIPVEVHHHEVAGQGQNEIGTKFSTLVQRADWTQQLKYIVHNVAHTYGKTATFMPKPIVGDNGSGMHVHQSIWKDGVNLFAGNGYAGLSEFALFYIGGIIKHARALNAITNPGTNSYKRLVPHFEAPVKLAYSARNRSASIRIPHVSNPKGRRIETRFPDPLANPYLCFSALMMAGLDGVQNKIHPGEAADKNLYDLPPEEDAKIPTVCAGLDQALEALDKDREFLTRGGVFTDTMIDAYLDLKEGELQRVRMTTHPVEFELYYSL, from the coding sequence ATGAGTAAATCCGTGGCCGACGTCATGCAACTCGTCAAGGACGAGGACGTCAAGTTTGTCGACTTCCGTTTCACCGACACGCGCGGCAAAGAGCAACACGTTTCGGTGCCGGTGTCGGCATTCGACGACGACAAGTTTGAAAGCGGCCATGCGTTTGACGGTTCGTCGATTGCCGGCTGGAAGGGCATCGAAGCTTCGGACATGCTGCTCGTGCCGGACGCGGACACCGCGTTCATCGACCCGTTCTACGAAGAATCGACGCTCGTGCTGACCTGCGACGTCGTGGAACCGGCCGACGGCAAGGGCTACGAACGCGATCCGCGCTCGCTCGCAAAGCGCGCTGAAGCCTATCTGAAGAGCTCGGGTCTTGGCGACACCGCGTTCTTCGGTCCGGAACCCGAATTCTTCATCTTCGACTCGATCCAGTGGAACACGGACCAGTCGGGCTGCTTCGTCAAGATCGGCTCGGAAGAAGCACCGTGGTCGTCGGGCAAGGAATTCGAAGGCGGCAACACGGGTCACCGTCCGGGCACGAAGGGCGGCTACTTCCCGGTCGCGCCGGTCGATTCGTTCCAGGACATCCGCTCGGAAATGTGTCTGCTGCTCGAGCAGATCGGCATCCCGGTCGAAGTGCACCACCATGAAGTGGCGGGCCAAGGCCAGAACGAAATCGGTACCAAATTCTCGACGCTGGTGCAGCGCGCCGACTGGACGCAGCAACTGAAGTACATCGTCCACAACGTCGCGCACACGTACGGCAAGACCGCGACGTTCATGCCGAAGCCGATCGTCGGCGACAACGGTTCGGGCATGCACGTTCACCAGTCGATCTGGAAGGACGGCGTCAACCTGTTCGCGGGCAACGGCTACGCAGGCCTGTCGGAATTCGCGCTGTTCTACATCGGCGGCATCATCAAGCATGCACGCGCGCTGAACGCGATCACGAACCCGGGTACGAACTCGTACAAGCGTCTTGTGCCGCACTTCGAAGCACCGGTGAAGCTCGCTTACTCGGCGCGCAACCGTTCGGCATCGATCCGTATTCCGCACGTGAGCAACCCGAAGGGTCGCCGTATCGAAACGCGCTTCCCGGATCCGCTGGCCAATCCGTACCTGTGCTTCTCGGCACTGATGATGGCGGGTCTCGACGGCGTGCAGAACAAGATTCATCCGGGCGAAGCTGCCGACAAGAACCTGTACGACCTGCCGCCGGAAGAGGATGCAAAGATCCCGACCGTATGTGCCGGCCTCGACCAGGCGCTCGAAGCGCTCGACAAGGATCGCGAGTTCCTGACGCGCGGCGGCGTGTTCACCGACACGATGATCGATGCGTACCTCGATCTGAAGGAAGGCGAACTGCAACGCGTGCGCATGACCACGCACCCAGTCGAGTTCGAACTGTACTACTCGCTGTAA
- the xth gene encoding exodeoxyribonuclease III, with amino-acid sequence MKLATWNVNSLKVRQQHVIDWLETSQTDVLCLQELKMPDEKFPRAEFEAKGYRSWFAGQKTYNGVAILVRDGLNVDDVTVLRNIPGFEDPQQRVIAATIDGVRVISAYFPNGQAPGTEKFAYKLSWLAALHAWLEKELVAYPKLALLGDYNIAPDDRDVHDPKAWEGQNLVSPEERAAFTGLIALGLVDAFRLFDQPEKTFSWWDYRMLAFRRNAGVRIDHILLSQPLVASCTFCDIDKTPRKWDQPSDHAPVVAQLD; translated from the coding sequence ATGAAGTTAGCCACGTGGAACGTGAATTCGCTCAAGGTCCGTCAGCAGCACGTGATCGACTGGCTCGAAACCAGTCAGACCGATGTGCTGTGCCTGCAAGAGCTCAAGATGCCCGACGAGAAATTTCCGCGCGCCGAGTTCGAAGCGAAGGGTTACCGCAGCTGGTTCGCGGGACAGAAGACCTATAACGGCGTCGCCATTCTCGTGCGCGACGGGCTCAACGTGGACGACGTCACGGTCCTACGCAACATCCCGGGCTTCGAGGATCCGCAGCAGCGCGTGATCGCTGCGACGATCGACGGTGTGCGCGTGATCTCCGCGTATTTCCCGAACGGTCAGGCGCCCGGCACCGAGAAATTCGCGTACAAGCTGAGCTGGCTCGCAGCGCTGCACGCGTGGCTCGAAAAAGAACTCGTCGCGTATCCGAAGCTCGCGCTGCTCGGCGACTACAACATCGCACCGGACGATCGCGACGTGCACGATCCCAAGGCATGGGAAGGACAGAATCTGGTTTCGCCGGAAGAGCGCGCCGCATTCACGGGGCTCATCGCGCTGGGCCTCGTCGACGCGTTCCGTCTGTTCGATCAGCCCGAGAAAACCTTCTCGTGGTGGGACTACCGGATGCTCGCGTTCCGCCGCAACGCGGGGGTACGTATCGATCACATCCTGCTGTCGCAGCCGCTCGTCGCGAGCTGCACGTTCTGCGACATCGACAAGACGCCGCGCAAATGGGATCAACCGTCGGATCACGCGCCGGTCGTCGCACAACTCGATTAA
- a CDS encoding competence/damage-inducible protein A, translating to MAFGVIIIGDEILSGRRTDKHLAKVIELLGARGLELAWAEYVGDDPARIVATLRRTFASDDIVFSTGGIGATPDDHTRQCAATALGVPLELHSEAEVLIQQRIRDMHPANSPTPIDLDSPENRHRLNMGTFPRGASIIPNGYNKIPGFSVGDHHFVPGFPVMAWPMIEWVLDSRYAHLHHATPHAEKSLFVFELPESTLTPLMEKIELDFPGVRVFSLPSVGDAERGGIYARRHIDLGVKGEPEAVAAAFVKLREGVHLLGGDIVEVAAEAGGAKPQG from the coding sequence ATGGCATTTGGCGTCATCATCATCGGCGATGAAATCCTGTCGGGCAGACGTACCGACAAGCATCTGGCGAAGGTCATCGAACTGCTCGGCGCGCGTGGTCTCGAACTCGCGTGGGCTGAGTACGTCGGCGACGATCCTGCACGGATCGTCGCGACGCTGCGCCGCACGTTTGCGTCGGACGACATCGTGTTCTCGACGGGCGGCATCGGCGCAACACCGGACGATCACACGCGCCAGTGCGCGGCCACCGCGCTCGGCGTGCCGCTCGAACTGCATTCCGAAGCCGAAGTGCTGATCCAGCAGCGCATCCGCGACATGCATCCGGCGAATTCGCCGACGCCGATCGATCTCGATTCGCCGGAGAATCGCCATCGCCTGAACATGGGCACGTTTCCGCGCGGCGCGTCGATCATTCCGAACGGCTACAACAAGATTCCCGGCTTCTCGGTCGGCGATCATCATTTCGTGCCGGGCTTTCCGGTGATGGCGTGGCCGATGATCGAATGGGTGCTGGACTCGCGCTACGCGCATCTGCATCACGCGACGCCGCACGCGGAGAAATCGCTGTTCGTATTCGAGTTGCCCGAATCGACGCTGACGCCGCTGATGGAAAAGATCGAGCTGGATTTTCCGGGCGTGCGGGTGTTCAGTCTGCCGAGCGTCGGCGATGCGGAGCGCGGCGGCATCTACGCGCGCCGGCACATCGATCTGGGCGTGAAGGGCGAGCCCGAAGCGGTTGCTGCCGCGTTCGTGAAGCTGCGCGAAGGCGTGCATCTGCTCGGCGGCGATATCGTCGAGGTCGCGGCGGAGGCAGGCGGCGCGAAGCCGCAGGGTTGA
- a CDS encoding EI24 domain-containing protein has product MNDLLRSFGRALTSALHPRMLWLTFMPFAAATVGWGLILWFFWQTLTGATRTWLEGWSFTTTLYNLFGWLGFSSLHAVIAPFIVIAVAIPLIVVTVLLLIATLSMPAVIRHLSARQFAALEMRRGGTWYGSLAHSLVTTVICLVLLVITLPLWLVPPFFALIPPLLWGWLTYRVMTYDALALHASADERRALIRRYRLPLLLIGVASGLLGSLPTLLWASSVWLIVLFPVITAVTIWIYAFILVFSALWFGYYCLRALQRMRADEQGARTAVTPY; this is encoded by the coding sequence ATGAATGATCTGTTGCGCTCGTTCGGGCGCGCGCTGACGAGTGCGCTTCATCCGCGGATGCTGTGGCTGACGTTCATGCCGTTCGCGGCGGCCACGGTCGGGTGGGGCCTGATCCTGTGGTTCTTCTGGCAGACGCTGACCGGCGCGACGCGCACGTGGCTCGAAGGCTGGTCGTTCACGACGACGTTGTACAACCTGTTCGGCTGGCTCGGGTTTTCGTCGCTGCATGCGGTGATCGCGCCGTTCATCGTGATCGCGGTGGCGATTCCGTTGATCGTCGTCACCGTGCTGCTGCTGATCGCGACGCTGTCGATGCCCGCTGTGATCCGCCATCTGTCGGCGCGGCAGTTCGCGGCGCTCGAGATGCGGCGCGGCGGAACATGGTACGGTAGCCTCGCGCATTCGCTCGTGACCACCGTGATCTGTCTCGTGCTGCTGGTAATCACGCTGCCGCTGTGGCTGGTGCCGCCGTTCTTCGCGTTGATTCCGCCGCTGCTGTGGGGCTGGCTCACGTATCGCGTGATGACCTACGATGCGCTTGCGCTGCATGCGAGCGCCGACGAACGGCGTGCGCTGATACGTCGCTACCGGCTGCCGCTACTGCTGATCGGCGTCGCGAGCGGGTTGCTCGGTTCGCTGCCGACGCTGCTGTGGGCGTCGTCGGTCTGGCTGATCGTGCTGTTTCCGGTCATCACGGCCGTGACCATCTGGATCTACGCGTTCATCCTCGTGTTTTCGGCGCTCTGGTTCGGCTACTACTGCCTGCGCGCGCTGCAGCGGATGCGCGCGGACGAGCAGGGCGCGCGCACGGCGGTGACTCCCTACTGA
- the ntrC gene encoding nitrogen regulation protein NR(I): MKPIWIVDDDQSIRWVLEKALARENFATRSFANVREAAGALDHDSPQVLVSDIRMPGGSGLELLQTVREKVPGLPVIIMTAFSDLDSAVAAFQGGAFEYLAKPFDVDKAVELIRRAVDESVRGEHTWDDRVADAPEMLGQAPAMQDMFRAIGRLSHSAATVLITGESGSGKELVARALHRHSPRANGPFIALNTAAIPKDLLESELFGHERGAFTGAQAMRQGRFEQAENGTLFLDEIGDMPFDLQTRLLRVLSDGQFYRVGGHNPLRANVRVIAATHQNLEARVRQGLFREDLYHRLNVIRLRLPALRERNEDIPLLTRHFLQKSARDLGVEPKRVSDEALAYMTSLPFPGNVRQLENLANWLTVMAPAQTIEIKDLPPDLGPDSNGVAGMGGLGVGEAASGASAGIAGIAASGVAASNGVIGSPLMGGAALPATPPASIWENGLRTEVARLLRENSPDVMDELSRRFEAAVIREALDFTRGRKVEAAERLGIGRNTITRKIQELHLES; the protein is encoded by the coding sequence ATGAAGCCGATCTGGATAGTAGACGACGATCAATCGATCCGCTGGGTGCTCGAAAAGGCCCTCGCACGCGAGAACTTCGCGACGCGCAGCTTCGCGAACGTTCGCGAGGCAGCCGGCGCACTCGACCACGATAGCCCACAGGTGCTGGTGTCCGACATCCGGATGCCGGGCGGCTCCGGGCTCGAACTGTTGCAGACGGTGCGCGAGAAGGTGCCCGGTCTGCCGGTCATCATCATGACGGCGTTCTCCGATCTCGACAGCGCGGTCGCTGCGTTTCAGGGCGGCGCGTTCGAATACCTCGCGAAGCCGTTCGACGTCGACAAGGCCGTCGAGTTGATCCGTCGCGCGGTCGATGAGAGCGTGCGCGGTGAACACACGTGGGACGATCGCGTCGCCGATGCACCGGAGATGCTCGGCCAGGCGCCCGCGATGCAGGACATGTTCCGCGCAATCGGTCGGCTGTCGCATTCGGCGGCGACCGTGTTGATCACCGGCGAATCGGGCAGCGGCAAGGAGCTGGTGGCGCGCGCGCTGCATCGGCATAGTCCGCGTGCGAACGGACCGTTCATCGCGCTGAATACCGCAGCGATTCCGAAGGATCTGCTGGAATCCGAACTGTTTGGCCACGAGCGCGGTGCGTTCACCGGCGCGCAGGCGATGCGCCAGGGCCGCTTCGAACAGGCGGAGAACGGCACGCTGTTTCTCGATGAAATCGGCGACATGCCGTTCGATCTGCAGACGCGTCTGTTGCGCGTGCTGTCCGACGGACAGTTCTATCGCGTCGGCGGACACAACCCGCTGCGTGCGAACGTGCGCGTGATCGCGGCCACGCACCAGAATCTCGAAGCGCGTGTGCGTCAGGGGTTGTTCCGCGAGGATCTGTATCACCGGCTCAACGTGATCCGTCTGCGCTTGCCCGCGCTGCGCGAACGCAACGAAGACATTCCGCTGCTCACCCGACATTTCCTGCAGAAGAGCGCACGCGATCTCGGCGTCGAGCCGAAACGCGTGTCGGATGAAGCGCTGGCCTACATGACGTCGCTGCCGTTTCCGGGCAACGTGCGTCAGCTCGAAAATCTCGCGAACTGGCTGACCGTGATGGCGCCCGCGCAGACGATCGAGATCAAGGATCTGCCGCCCGATCTCGGGCCTGACAGCAACGGTGTGGCAGGGATGGGTGGCCTCGGGGTGGGGGAGGCCGCGAGCGGTGCATCCGCCGGGATCGCCGGTATTGCTGCGTCGGGTGTCGCGGCATCGAACGGCGTGATCGGTTCGCCGCTGATGGGCGGAGCAGCGCTGCCCGCGACGCCGCCGGCGAGCATCTGGGAAAACGGTTTGCGTACCGAGGTGGCGCGTCTGCTGCGCGAGAACTCGCCCGATGTGATGGACGAACTGTCGCGTCGTTTCGAAGCGGCGGTGATTCGCGAAGCGCTGGACTTCACGCGTGGCCGCAAGGTCGAAGCCGCCGAGCGGCTTGGTATCGGTCGCAACACGATTACGCGCAAGATCCAGGAACTGCACCTGGAGTCGTGA
- the glnL gene encoding nitrogen regulation protein NR(II), which translates to MVLKNLIKARKGVAEPLSDDPQLVDSGLLPGFEALPTVILVLEKRTLRIAFANPTAEAMLELSRRQLTQMTWPDIYANADELVATIASIAEQRFHATHLDAVLERAAHEPLHVHAIVGFLESAPDYVLLELFENERHLRTDREERIQDLTSVNKQLIRNLAHEIKNPLGGIRGAAQLLEFELGARERDELREYTQVVIKESDRLQTLVDRLLEPHRHPHIVGDVNIHEVCERVRAVIMAEFPRGLTIERDYDVSVPDLRGDKEQLIQALLNIVRNAAEALRERISQGDARIELRTRVARKVTIAKRLCKLALDLHIIDNGPGIPADIRDRIFYPLVSGREDGSGLGLTLAQTFVQQHDGLIEVESRPGHTEFQILLPLDC; encoded by the coding sequence ATGGTTCTGAAGAATCTGATCAAGGCGAGGAAGGGCGTGGCGGAACCGTTGTCCGACGATCCGCAGCTCGTCGACTCGGGTCTGCTCCCCGGGTTCGAGGCATTGCCGACGGTCATTCTCGTGCTCGAAAAGCGCACGCTGCGCATCGCGTTCGCGAACCCGACGGCCGAAGCGATGCTCGAACTGTCGCGCAGGCAACTGACGCAGATGACGTGGCCGGACATCTACGCGAACGCGGACGAACTGGTCGCGACGATCGCATCGATCGCCGAGCAGCGTTTTCATGCGACGCATCTTGATGCCGTGCTCGAGCGAGCAGCGCACGAGCCGCTGCACGTGCACGCAATCGTCGGTTTTCTCGAGAGCGCGCCCGACTACGTGCTGCTCGAACTCTTCGAGAACGAGCGCCATCTGCGCACCGATCGCGAAGAGCGCATTCAGGATCTGACTTCGGTCAACAAACAGCTGATCCGCAATCTCGCGCACGAAATCAAGAATCCGCTCGGCGGCATTCGCGGCGCGGCGCAACTGCTCGAATTCGAACTCGGCGCGCGCGAACGCGACGAACTGCGCGAATACACGCAGGTGGTCATCAAGGAGTCAGACAGGCTGCAGACACTGGTGGACCGTCTGCTCGAGCCGCACCGACATCCGCACATCGTCGGCGACGTGAACATCCACGAAGTATGCGAACGCGTGCGCGCAGTGATCATGGCGGAATTTCCGCGCGGCCTCACGATCGAGCGCGACTACGACGTGAGCGTGCCCGATCTGCGCGGCGACAAGGAACAACTGATCCAGGCGCTGCTGAACATCGTCCGCAACGCGGCCGAAGCATTGCGCGAACGCATCTCGCAGGGCGATGCGCGCATCGAGTTGCGCACACGCGTCGCGCGCAAGGTGACGATCGCGAAACGCCTGTGCAAGCTGGCATTGGACTTGCATATCATCGATAACGGCCCCGGCATTCCGGCCGATATTCGCGACCGCATTTTCTATCCGCTCGTGTCCGGGCGCGAAGACGGCAGCGGTCTCGGCCTCACGCTCGCGCAGACGTTCGTGCAGCAGCACGACGGACTGATCGAAGTGGAAAGCCGGCCGGGACATACCGAGTTTCAGATCCTGCTGCCGCTCGACTGCTAG